A genomic window from Punica granatum isolate Tunisia-2019 chromosome 2, ASM765513v2, whole genome shotgun sequence includes:
- the LOC116196934 gene encoding putative glycerol-3-phosphate transporter 1 — translation MGSVSEEPLQHQLNKPPGIRFVEYIRAAPLSFRTYQSVVLILTFLAYSSYHAARKITSVVKSTLDPDSEVGQRFSVWTRPSRTAPFSRVLASGWAPFDGSDGASLLGDLDVAFLLVYSIGMYCSGQLGDRLNLRIFLTVGMAGTGLFTSLFGVAYWANIHVYVYFLAVQMLAGLFQSTGWPSVVAVVGNWFGKSKRGLIMGIWNAHTSVGNITGSLIGSAMLSYGWGWSFVVPGLLIAFLGLVVLLLLPVSPESVGADRDEDDLSSLKKSTDEVTETLLASGSEVKQQAVGFIEAWKIPGVAPFALCLFFSKLVAYTFLYWLPFYISQTAIDGQYLSSEAAGNLSTLFDVGGVIGGILAGHISDKLDARAITAATFMYCAIPALFFYRSYGYISLPINIVLMFITGMFVNGPYALITTAVSADLGTHSSLKGSSRALATVTAIIDGTGSVGAAIGPFLTGYISEDSWSAVFTMLMAAALVAGLLLTRLVVAEVAAKIEESRARGASRLIVEV, via the exons ATGGGTTCTGTTTCCGAAGAACCACTGCAGCATCAACTCAACAAGCCACCAGGAATCCGATTCGTGGAGTACATAAGGGCAGCCCCTCTCTCCTTCCGAACCTACCAATCTGTTGTATTGATCCTAACATTCTTGGCTTACTCGAGCTACCATGCCGCTCGTAAGATTACGAGCGTGGTCAAAAGTACACTCGATCCAGACTCAGAAGTGGGCCAACGGTTCTCCGTGTGGACCAGGCCATCTCGAACCGCCCCATTTTCTCGGGTACTCGCGAGTGGTTGGGCCCCATTTGACGGATCAGACGGGGCCTCATTGCTTGGTGACCTCGACGTGGCTTTTCTCTTGGTGTACTCCATTGGAATGTACTGCTCGGGGCAATTGGGAGACAGATTGAATCTGAGGATATTTCTAACGGTTGGAATGGCTGGGACTGGTTTATTTACTTCCCTCTTCGGGGTCGCTTATTGGGCGAACATCCATGTATATGTTTACTTCCTCGCAGTTCAGATGCTCGCGGGTCTGTTCCAATCAACGGGATGGCCTTCGGTCGTGGCAGTTGTTGGAAACTGGTTCGGTAAAAGTAAGAGAGGGCTCATTATGGGGATATGGAATGCTCACACTTCTGTAGGGAACATCACGGGATCTCTCATTGGTTCTGCTATGTTGAGTTACGGATGGGGCTGGTCCTTCGTGGTCCCTGGTCTGCTTATTGCATTTCTCGGTTTAGTGGTTCTGCTGCTTCTTCCAGTTAGTCCTGAATCTGTTGGAGCTGATAGGGATGAAGATGACTTGAGTTCTCTGAAGAAGAGCACGGATGAAGTGACGGAAACCCTACTAGCTTCGGGTTCTGAGGTTAAGCAGCAAGCCGTGGGGTTCATAGAAGCGTGGAAGATTCCAGGAGTCGCGCCCTTTGCACTCTGCCTCTTTTTCTCGAAATTGGTGGCTTACACATTCCTCTATTGGCTCCCATTCTACATTAGCCAGACAG CTATAGATGGACAGTATCTGTCGAGTGAGGCTGCTGGAAACCTGTCCACGTTATTTGATGTCGGAGGAGTCATAGGAGGGATCCTAGCAGGCCACATATCCGATAAGCTAGATGCTCGGGCAATCACAGCTGCTACTTTCATGTACTGTGCGATCCCTGCCCTATTCTTCTACCGTTCTTACGGCTACATCTCCCTGCCCATAAACATCGTGTTGATGTTCATCACGGGCATGTTTGTGAATGGGCCCTACGCCCTGATCACGACAGCTGTCTCGGCCGACCTGGGGACACACAGCTCACTGAAGGGGAGCTCTCGAGCACTCGCGACGGTCACGGCTATCATAGATGGCACGGGATCAGTGGGGGCTGCAATCGGGCCCTTCCTGACGGGCTATATATCGGAGGATAGCTGGAGCGCAGTTTTCACCATGCTGATGGCAGCGGCTCTGGTGGCGGGCCTGCTGCTGACCAGGCTGGTTGTGGCTGAGGTGGCCGCTAAGATCGAGGAGTCTAGGGCCCGTGGAGCATCAAGATTGATAGTTGAGGTTTGA
- the LOC116193699 gene encoding uncharacterized protein LOC116193699 isoform X2: MPARKKLKFKINYWYGQILILAAGSSFFSIMRRNSIGNQWRQSGKEARKLRDQVAKQQQFLFALKPGTSEAFLHAVADKNQLICSNASLFAFSWVNVLLNVLLIHSAGAVGLIIADFLSMFLRIACSGAFIRQYFQEQDPFHFVADIVVRGLSSTESSVSGIMWTDDSECEDRPLKM, encoded by the exons ATGCCCGCGAGAAAGAAGTTGAAATTTAAGATAAATTACTGGTACGGACAAATTTTGATCTTGGCAGCTGGGTCTTCCTTCTTCTCGATAATGAGAAGAAACTCAATAGGTAATCAATGGAGGCAATCCGGAAAGGAGGCCAGGAAGCTCAGAGATCAGGTCGCCAAGCAACAGCAG TTCTTATTTGCCCTTAAACCAGGAACTTCTGAGGCCTTCCTGCATGCAGTAGCTGACAAGAACCAACTCATTTGCTCAAATGCTTCGTTGTTTGCATTCTCGTGGGTAAATGTTTTGCTAAATGTCCTCCTAATACACTCAGCTGGTGCAGTTGGCTTGATAATAGCCGATTTCTTGA GCATGTTCTTGAGGATCGCGTGCTCTGGAGCATTTATCAGGCAATATTTCCAG GAACAGGATCCTTTTCATTTCGTAG CAGATATCGTCGTGAGAGGGCTTTCATCAACAGAATCATCCGTTTCCGGGATCATGTGGACTGATGATTCAGAATGTGAAGATCGACCTCTTAAAATGTGA
- the LOC116193699 gene encoding uncharacterized protein LOC116193699 isoform X3, translated as MPARKKLKFKINYWYGQILILAAGSSFFSIMRRNSIGNQWRQSGKEARKLRDQVAKQQQFLFALKPGTSEAFLHAVADKNQLICSNASLFAFSWVNVLLNVLLIHSAGAVGLIIADFLSMFLRIACSGAFIRQYFQEQDPFHFVDIVVRGLSSTESSVSGIMWTDDSECEDRPLKM; from the exons ATGCCCGCGAGAAAGAAGTTGAAATTTAAGATAAATTACTGGTACGGACAAATTTTGATCTTGGCAGCTGGGTCTTCCTTCTTCTCGATAATGAGAAGAAACTCAATAGGTAATCAATGGAGGCAATCCGGAAAGGAGGCCAGGAAGCTCAGAGATCAGGTCGCCAAGCAACAGCAG TTCTTATTTGCCCTTAAACCAGGAACTTCTGAGGCCTTCCTGCATGCAGTAGCTGACAAGAACCAACTCATTTGCTCAAATGCTTCGTTGTTTGCATTCTCGTGGGTAAATGTTTTGCTAAATGTCCTCCTAATACACTCAGCTGGTGCAGTTGGCTTGATAATAGCCGATTTCTTGA GCATGTTCTTGAGGATCGCGTGCTCTGGAGCATTTATCAGGCAATATTTCCAG GAACAGGATCCTTTTCATTTCGTAG ATATCGTCGTGAGAGGGCTTTCATCAACAGAATCATCCGTTTCCGGGATCATGTGGACTGATGATTCAGAATGTGAAGATCGACCTCTTAAAATGTGA
- the LOC116193699 gene encoding uncharacterized protein LOC116193699 isoform X4, translated as MPARKKLKFKINYWYGQILILAAGSSFFSIMRRNSIGNQWRQSGKEARKLRDQVAKQQQFLFALKPGTSEAFLHAVADKNQLICSNASLFAFSWVNVLLNVLLIHSAGAVGLIIADFLSMFLRIACSGAFIRYRRERAFINRIIRFRDHVD; from the exons ATGCCCGCGAGAAAGAAGTTGAAATTTAAGATAAATTACTGGTACGGACAAATTTTGATCTTGGCAGCTGGGTCTTCCTTCTTCTCGATAATGAGAAGAAACTCAATAGGTAATCAATGGAGGCAATCCGGAAAGGAGGCCAGGAAGCTCAGAGATCAGGTCGCCAAGCAACAGCAG TTCTTATTTGCCCTTAAACCAGGAACTTCTGAGGCCTTCCTGCATGCAGTAGCTGACAAGAACCAACTCATTTGCTCAAATGCTTCGTTGTTTGCATTCTCGTGGGTAAATGTTTTGCTAAATGTCCTCCTAATACACTCAGCTGGTGCAGTTGGCTTGATAATAGCCGATTTCTTGA GCATGTTCTTGAGGATCGCGTGCTCTGGAGCATTTATCAG ATATCGTCGTGAGAGGGCTTTCATCAACAGAATCATCCGTTTCCGGGATCATGTGGACTGA
- the LOC116193699 gene encoding uncharacterized protein LOC116193699 isoform X6, translating into MPARKKLKFKINYWYGQILILAAGSSFFSIMRRNSIGNQWRQSGKEARKLRDQVAKQQQFLFALKPGTSEAFLHAVADKNQLICSNASLFAFSWVNVLLNVLLIHSAGAVGLIIADFLSMFLRIACSGAFIRQYFQEQDPFHFISS; encoded by the exons ATGCCCGCGAGAAAGAAGTTGAAATTTAAGATAAATTACTGGTACGGACAAATTTTGATCTTGGCAGCTGGGTCTTCCTTCTTCTCGATAATGAGAAGAAACTCAATAGGTAATCAATGGAGGCAATCCGGAAAGGAGGCCAGGAAGCTCAGAGATCAGGTCGCCAAGCAACAGCAG TTCTTATTTGCCCTTAAACCAGGAACTTCTGAGGCCTTCCTGCATGCAGTAGCTGACAAGAACCAACTCATTTGCTCAAATGCTTCGTTGTTTGCATTCTCGTGGGTAAATGTTTTGCTAAATGTCCTCCTAATACACTCAGCTGGTGCAGTTGGCTTGATAATAGCCGATTTCTTGA GCATGTTCTTGAGGATCGCGTGCTCTGGAGCATTTATCAGGCAATATTTCCAG GAACAGGATCCTTTTCATTTC ATATCGTCGTGA
- the LOC116193699 gene encoding uncharacterized protein LOC116193699 isoform X5: MPARKKLKFKINYWYGQILILAAGSSFFSIMRRNSIGNQWRQSGKEARKLRDQVAKQQQFLFALKPGTSEAFLHAVADKNQLICSNASLFAFSWVNVLLNVLLIHSAGAVGLIIADFLSMFLRIACSGAFIRQYFQEQDPFHFQISS, from the exons ATGCCCGCGAGAAAGAAGTTGAAATTTAAGATAAATTACTGGTACGGACAAATTTTGATCTTGGCAGCTGGGTCTTCCTTCTTCTCGATAATGAGAAGAAACTCAATAGGTAATCAATGGAGGCAATCCGGAAAGGAGGCCAGGAAGCTCAGAGATCAGGTCGCCAAGCAACAGCAG TTCTTATTTGCCCTTAAACCAGGAACTTCTGAGGCCTTCCTGCATGCAGTAGCTGACAAGAACCAACTCATTTGCTCAAATGCTTCGTTGTTTGCATTCTCGTGGGTAAATGTTTTGCTAAATGTCCTCCTAATACACTCAGCTGGTGCAGTTGGCTTGATAATAGCCGATTTCTTGA GCATGTTCTTGAGGATCGCGTGCTCTGGAGCATTTATCAGGCAATATTTCCAG GAACAGGATCCTTTTCATTTC CAGATATCGTCGTGA
- the LOC116193699 gene encoding uncharacterized protein LOC116193699 isoform X1: MPARKKLKFKINYWYGQILILAAGSSFFSIMRRNSIGNQWRQSGKEARKLRDQVAKQQQFLFALKPGTSEAFLHAVADKNQLICSNASLFAFSWVNVLLNVLLIHSAGAVGLIIADFLSMFLRIACSGAFIRQYFQEQDPFHFVGGPLRGLYPRDCSWTRRTSFRLFYSSLCWVDVLVHISLCYAKCL; this comes from the exons ATGCCCGCGAGAAAGAAGTTGAAATTTAAGATAAATTACTGGTACGGACAAATTTTGATCTTGGCAGCTGGGTCTTCCTTCTTCTCGATAATGAGAAGAAACTCAATAGGTAATCAATGGAGGCAATCCGGAAAGGAGGCCAGGAAGCTCAGAGATCAGGTCGCCAAGCAACAGCAG TTCTTATTTGCCCTTAAACCAGGAACTTCTGAGGCCTTCCTGCATGCAGTAGCTGACAAGAACCAACTCATTTGCTCAAATGCTTCGTTGTTTGCATTCTCGTGGGTAAATGTTTTGCTAAATGTCCTCCTAATACACTCAGCTGGTGCAGTTGGCTTGATAATAGCCGATTTCTTGA GCATGTTCTTGAGGATCGCGTGCTCTGGAGCATTTATCAGGCAATATTTCCAG GAACAGGATCCTTTTCATTTCGTAGGTGGTCCCCTTCGAGGCTTATATCCGAGAGATTGTTCTTGGACAAGGAGAACTTCTTTCCGACTTTTCTATTCATCTCTCTGTTGGGTTGATGTTCTTGTGCATATCAGCCTTTGTTATGCAAAGTGTTTATAG
- the LOC116193699 gene encoding uncharacterized protein LOC116193699 isoform X7 yields MEAIRKGGQEAQRSGRQATAGTSEAFLHAVADKNQLICSNASLFAFSWVNVLLNVLLIHSAGAVGLIIADFLSMFLRIACSGAFIRQYFQEQDPFHFVGGPLRGLYPRDCSWTRRTSFRLFYSSLCWVDVLVHISLCYAKCL; encoded by the exons ATGGAGGCAATCCGGAAAGGAGGCCAGGAAGCTCAGAGATCAGGTCGCCAAGCAACAGCAG GAACTTCTGAGGCCTTCCTGCATGCAGTAGCTGACAAGAACCAACTCATTTGCTCAAATGCTTCGTTGTTTGCATTCTCGTGGGTAAATGTTTTGCTAAATGTCCTCCTAATACACTCAGCTGGTGCAGTTGGCTTGATAATAGCCGATTTCTTGA GCATGTTCTTGAGGATCGCGTGCTCTGGAGCATTTATCAGGCAATATTTCCAG GAACAGGATCCTTTTCATTTCGTAGGTGGTCCCCTTCGAGGCTTATATCCGAGAGATTGTTCTTGGACAAGGAGAACTTCTTTCCGACTTTTCTATTCATCTCTCTGTTGGGTTGATGTTCTTGTGCATATCAGCCTTTGTTATGCAAAGTGTTTATAG
- the LOC116194062 gene encoding putative F-box protein At1g67623, translating to MRGASSSRRCRLGYGRSSVRNLLAGVCVGSSLIASLAKRMASRISHSARRLIMHMKSTSKVFLLRGKANKNCMLVKDLPGDLIIDILALAAGTSHTNLFNLKLSCKVFKELAEEGHVYKHVSLENLPIIPWKHELEASLFFDRCIDNGNPEALYRQGVVELFSRKRREKGLQHLRDAMEAGHLGASYLHSMISMMTGKEELVKQGFQLLTRLCAIQKARECREKLDLATNHIWFNYNWSDTMTDLPKLCAEQHWKRIGWSKEYEYFEDESCEACRCDAEISMFFDRFVRNN from the exons ATGAGAGGAGCAAGCAGCTCACGGCGATGCAGACTCGGATACGGGAGATCATCAGTGCGTAATCTTCTTGCTGGAGTGTGTGTTGGTTCAAGTCTCATTGCCTCTTTGGCAAAGAGAATGGCCTCTAGAATTTCGCACTCTGCAAGGCGTTTAATCATGCACATGAAGTCGACGTCAAAGGTATTTCTTCTCAGAGGAAAGGCGAATAAAAATTGCATGTTGGTGAAGGATCTTCCTGGTGATTTGATCATCGACATACTGGCTCTTGCCGCCGGCACCTCCCACACTAATCTGTTCAACCTCAAGTTGAG CTGTAAAGTGTTCAAGGAGTTAGCGGAAGAAGGACATGTATACAAACATGTATCGTTGGAGAACCTCCCCATAATTCCCTGGAAACATGAACTTGAAGCCTCTCTCTTCTTCGACCGGTGCATCGACAATGGCAATCCTGAAGCCCTTTATCGACAGGGAGTG GTAGAACTTTTTAGCAGGAAGAGGAGGGAGAAGGGATTGCAGCACTTGAGGGACGCCATGGAGGCGGGTCATCTTGGGGCTTCGTATTTACACAGCATGATCTCCATGATGACCGGCAAGGAAGAACTCGTGAAGCAAGGATTCCAGCTCCTCACCCGACTTTGTGCCATCCAAAAAGCAAGAGAGTGCCGTGAGAAGCTTGATTTGGCCACTAATCATATCTGGTTCAACTATAATTGGTCCGATACAATGACAGACCTGCCTAAGTTGTGCGCCGAGCAACATTGGAAGCGTATTGGGTGGTCAAAAGAGTACGAGTACTTTGAAGATGAGAGTTGTGAGGCTTGCAGATGTGATGCTGAGATCTCGATGTTTTTTGATCGGTTTGTTAGAAACAATTGA
- the LOC116196428 gene encoding luc7-like protein 3: MDAQRALLDELMGSARNLTEEEKRGYKEIRWDDKEVCAFYMVRFCPHDLFINTRSDLGPCPRIHDLKLKESFENSPKHDAYVPKFEAELAQFCEKLVMDLDRRVRRGRERLAQDAEPVPPPPLSAEKSEQLSVLEEKIKNLLEQVEALGESGKVDEAEALMRKVEMLNTEKTALTQPTQNEKVLMLTQEKKMALCEICGSFLVANDAAERVQSHITGKQHVGYGMVRDFIAEYKEAKEKRREEERQAREKEAEERRKQRDKEHDNQRRSESRDKDRSHDKETDRDRERDRYREHDRYRERSRDLNGRSGRDGGRGMDWRSRNGRDGGRDRYRDRSRSRSPGRHGY; the protein is encoded by the exons ATGGACGCGCAGCGAGCTTTGTTGGACGAGCTCATGGGCTCAG CTCGTAACTTGACGGAGGAAGAGAAGAGGGGATACAAGGAAATCAGATGGGACGATAAGGAGGTCTGTGCATTCTATATGGTCCGGTTTTGCCCTCACGATCTCTTCATCAATACTCGAAGCGACCTCG GTCCGTGCCCAAGAATCCATGATTTGAAGCTGAAAGAAAG TTTTGAGAACTCTCCAAAGCATGACGCCTATGTGCCAAAATTTGAAGCTGAACTCGCGCAGTTCTGTGAGAAACTG GTGATGGACTTGGATAGAAGAGTTAGGCGCGGGCGGGAGCGTCTTGCGCAAGATGCTGAACCTGTGCCACCTCCTCCTCTTTCTGCTGAAAAATCTGAACAACTATCAGTGCTCGAGGAGAAAATCAAAAACCTGCTGGAGCAGGTGGAAGCCCTTGGTGAATCTGGAAAAGTAGATGAAGCTGAAGCACTCATGAGAAAG GTGGAGATGCTTAATACTGAAAAGACTGCTTTGACACAACCTACCCAAAATGAGAAGGTTCTGATGCTTACACAGGAGAAGAAGATGGCTCTTTGTGAGATATGTGGCTCGTTTCTGGTGGCTAATGATGCAGCAGAGCGGGTTCAGTCTCATATCACAGGGAAGCAGCATGTAGGTTATGGCATGGTTAGGGATTTCATAGCAGAGTACAag GAAGCTAAGGAGAAGAGAAGGGAGGAGGAAAGACAAGCAAGGGAAAAAGAAGCTGAGGAGCGGAGGAAGCAGAGAGACAAGGAACATGATAATCAGAGAAGAAGTGAATCAAGAGACAAGGATAGATCCCATGATAAGGAGACAGACAGGGACAGGGAGCGAGACCGCTACCGGGAACATGATCGCTACCGTGAAAGGTCACGAGATCTCAATGGTAGAAGTGGTCGGGATGGAGGGAGGGGGATGGATTGGAGATCTAGGAATGGAAGAGATGGAGGCAGGGACAGGTACCGGGACAGGAGCAGGTCTCGATCCCCTGGTAGACATGGATACTGA
- the LOC116197265 gene encoding peroxisomal membrane protein 11B: MNDSVDKLVIFLAKRDGIDKLVKTFQYVSKLVHWHVEADHPDLAKRFKHWEVASGLSRKAFRTGRFLTGFNALRRAPGASPTLRFIAVLANAGEMVYFFFDHFLWLARIGTLDPSLARRMSFISAFGESFGYIFFMLTDFIMLKKELEEERRLAKSKEADQKEKALERIRKIRGDRIMRLMAVAANLADLIIGLADIEPNPFCNHAVTLGISGLVSAWAGWYRNWPS, translated from the coding sequence ATGAATGACTCTGTGGACAAGCTGGTTATCTTCCTGGCGAAGAGAGATGGGATCGACAAGCTCGTGAAGACCTTCCAGTATGTCTCCAAGCTCGTCCACTGGCATGTTGAAGCAGACCACCCGGACCTAGCCAAGCGGTTCAAGCATTGGGAGGTCGCATCGGGCCTCAGTCGCAAGGCCTTCAGGACCGGTCGCTTCCTCACGGGTTTCAACGCCCTTCGCAGGGCTCCCGGTGCAAGCCCGACCCTCCGGTTCATTGCGGTGCTCGCCAATGCTGGGGAGATGGTCTACTTCTTCTTCGACCACTTCCTCTGGCTCGCTCGGATTGGAACCCTTGACCCGAGCCTGGCACGGAGGATGAGCTTCATATCGGCATTTGGGGAGTCGTTCGGGTACATATTCTTCATGTTAACGGACTTCATCATGCTCAAGAAGGAACTAGAGGAAGAGAGGAGGCTCGCCAAATCGAAAGAAGCTGACCAGAAGGAGAAGGCATTGGAGAGAATTAGGAAGATCAGAGGGGATAGGATCATGAGGCTGATGGCAGTGGCAGCAAATCTGGCGGACTTGATCATCGGGCTGGCGGATATCGAACCGAACCCGTTTTGCAACCACGCGGTGACGCTCGGGATCAGCGGTTTGGTCTCTGCATGGGCGGGTTGGTACAGGAATTGGCCATCTTGA
- the LOC116197264 gene encoding cell number regulator 6-like has protein sequence MAEGSRQSRYVKLTKDQAPVDDIKPGELNQPIEVPQLDVRKCHECGQPLPESFEPPADENWTTGIFGCSEDRESCWTGLFCPCVLFGRNVESLREDTPWTTPCICHAACVEGGIALAAATAFFHGIDPHTSFLICEGLLFAWWMCGIYTGLVRQSLQKKYHLKNSPCDPCLVHCCMHWCALCQEHREMKSRLSDNVVLPMTIVNPPPVQEMNSERDPQPPAPAPASTDNSSGEHTKLEMQAL, from the exons ATGGCGGAGGGATCGAGGCAATCTCGCTACGTGAAGCTGACCAAGGACCAGGCGCCTGTGGATGACATAAAGCCTGGTGAGCTCAACCAGCCCATCGAGGTTCCTCAG TTGGATGTTCGGAAGTGCCATGAGTGTGGACAGCCTCTCCCAGAGAGTTTCGAACCACCTGCTGATGAGAATTGGACGACTGGAATATTTGGCTGTTCTGAAGATAGAGAGAGCT GTTGGACGGGACTGTTTTGCCCGTGTGTTCTATTCGGTCGGAATGTTGAGAGCTTGAGAGAAGATACTCCTTGGACAACACCGTGCATTTGTCATGCTGCTTGTGTGGAAGGCGGTATTGCATTGGCGGCAGCTACAGCATTCTTTCATGGAATTGACCCTCACACCTCATTCCTCATATGCGAAGGTCTATTATTTGCTTGGTGGATGTGCGGAATTTACACGGGTCTTGTACGACAGTCCCTTCAGAAGAAATATCATCTAAAG AATTCACCATGCGATCCATGCTTGGTTCATTGTTGCATGCACTGGTGCGCCTTGTGCCAAGAGCACAGGGAGATGAAGAGTCGTCTCTCGGACAATGTGGTCCTGCCGATGACTATAGTGAACCCTCCCCCTGTTCAAGAGATGAACTCAGAACGAGATCCACAGCCTCCTGCCCCAGCTCCTGCTTCCACTGATAACAGCAGCGGGGAGCACACCAAGTTAGAGATGCAGGCTTTGTAG
- the LOC116197396 gene encoding probable aquaporin TIP5-1, whose amino-acid sequence MAPSALAARFGESVTKSALRSYLAEFISTFFFVIAAVGSAMSSRKMLPDAMEEPAALVVVAVANAFALSSAIYIAGNISGGHVNPAVTFAMAIGGRISVPTAIFYWISQMLASIMACILLKGTTAGQAVPSFAISQEMTGFGSSILEGVLTFALVYTVYATGDPRNSPLGATGPIMVGFVAGAGVLATGPLTGGSMNPACAFGSALVAGSFRNQAVYWIGPLVGAMAAGLLYDNAMIASQAQDLPPPAVIRGFSEGVRA is encoded by the exons ATGGCTCCGTCTGCTCTGGCCGCCCGTTTTGGAGAATCAGTCACAAAAAGCGCCCTCCGGTCATACCTCGCAGAGTTCATCTCCACTTTCTTCTTCGTCATTGCTGCCGTTGGCTCCGCCATGTCTTCCC GGAAGATGTTGCCGGACGCAATGGAGGAACCGGCTGCTCTGGTGGTGGTGGCAGTTGCTAATGCCTTTGCTCTATCATCTGCCATTTACATTGCTGGGAACATTTCTGGTGGACACGTGAACCCCGCCGTCACATTCGCCATGGCAATCGGAGGTCGTATCAGTGTCCCGACAGCCATCTTTTACTGGATTTCGCAGATGTTGGCTTCCATCATGGCTTGTATCCTCTTGAAAGGCACAACTGCGGGACAG GCCGTTCCGAGCTTTGCGATTTCACAAGAAATGACTGGATTTGGATCGTCAATCTTAGAGGGTGTCCTCACATTTGCCTTGGTCTACACAGTCTATGCAACCGGGGACCCAAGGAACAGTCCACTTGGAGCCACTGGGCCCATCATGGTCGGGTTTGTGGCTGGGGCGGGAGTCCTAGCCACGGGCCCCTTAACGGGTGGGTCCATGAACCCAGCGTGCGCGTTTGGGTCAGCCCTCGTGGCAGGCAGTTTCAGGAACCAAGCGGTCTATTGGATAGGCCCACTGGTGGGAGCCATGGCAGCGGGCCTCCTCTATGACAATGCTATGATCGCTTCTCAGGCACAAGATCTTCCTCCTCCTGCTGTCATCAGAGGATTCTCAGAGGGTGTGAGGGCCTAA
- the LOC116195178 gene encoding zinc finger protein ZAT9-like — protein MEKNRVCKICSRCFSSGKAMGGHMRSHFAKLPLPGPNPNDKLNSFAASSTTQPLKSHHHHHDTTIPLLHSQGNDHARDSSGRSANGSRRPSPSTHRGRRRSLCSTTSAVEPVKLDTPELSAEDVALCLMMLSCDRWKAKNAKAAEEDDGDEQEEEEETYEDCSSEYEHDESFCATEARGTEGEYRCDTCNKCFRSYQALGGHRASHTNNNYAAIGTNRRIFECPYCYRVFDSGQALGGHKKVHNLHTAYAAANSNLVSSVATNKSRINLNLPVQHEKLEDEELLREFEFEFSSALKDDKEEMLRPIKRRTFRLQ, from the coding sequence atggagaagaACAGAGTGTGCAAGATCTGCAGTAGATGCTTCTCCAGTGGCAAGGCCATGGGTGGCCACATGAGATCTCACTTTGCCAAACTCCCCCTTCCCGGCCCCAACCCCAACGACAAACTCAATTCCTTCGCCGCCAGCTCAACTACTCAACCACTCAaatctcatcatcatcatcatgacACAACAATACCCCTTCTTCATTCTCAGGGGAATGATCACGCCAGAGAttccagcggccgatctgcGAATGGCAGCCGCAGACCCTCCCCCTCCACTCACCGCGGTCGACGAAGAAGCCTCTGCAGTACTACCAGTGCTGTAGAGCCAGTCAAGCTGGATACGCCGGAGCTGTCTGCGGAGGATGTCGCTCTGTGCCTCATGATGCTCTCATGTGACCGGTGGAAAGCCAAGAACGCCAAAGCAGCAGAAGAAGACGATGGAGacgaacaagaagaagaagaagaaacataTGAAGACTGTTCTTCTGAATATGAGCACGACGAGTCCTTCTGCGCAACTGAGGCCCGTGGTACTGAGGGCGAGTACAGATGTGATACATGCAACAAATGCTTCAGATCGTATCAGGCGCTGGGCGGGCACAGAGCCAGTCACACTAACAACAACTACGCGGCCATAGGCACTAATCGCAGGATCTTCGAGTGCCCGTATTGCTACAGAGTGTTTGACTCGGGGCAAGCACTGGGCGGCCACAAGAAAGTCCATAATTTGCACACTGCCTATGCTGCTGCTAACAGCAATTTGGTATCATCAGTAGCCACCAACAAGAGCCGGATCAATCTAAATCTACCGGTGCAGCACGAGAAGCTGGAAGATGAAGAATTGCTGAGAGAGTTCGAGTTCGAGTTCTCCTCGGCGCttaaggatgacaaagaagagaTGCTTCGTCCGATCAAGCGGAGAACTTTCCGGCTACAGTAG